In Aerosakkonema funiforme FACHB-1375, the DNA window GGAAGTTAAAATCGAGATATTGCCATATTGCGCCGATACTTCTATTTCTTGATTAGTGATAGGAGTATCGCTTGCCAGCAGAGAAGAAAGTCCGCGATCGTTCGGCAAATTTAGCTCCTTGTGCAGACTCGGACGGCGCAAATCTGCATCGATCAGCAATACCCGCTGATGCAAACGAGCAGCACTAATTGCCAAACCCAAAGCTAAAGTAGACTTACCTTCTCCTGCTAGCGCCGATGTTACCACCAGCGACTTCAACCAACCAGAATTCATTAATTGAATATTTTGATAAATCAGATCCAGCGATTCCCGGAAAGGCGGCCAATTGATCACCTGAATCATCGAAGATGCCAAAACTTGCGGCTTGCTGAAAGGCAGGCTGACGATCGCATCACTGCTACCCTTAGCTTGAGCCAGTTCTGGCGTGATTCCCAGCAATGGCAGGTCAACTTGTTTCTTCAAATCATCGCAAGTATGAACCGCATCATCGACCACTTCGCGGATAAACGCAGCCACACCACCCAACATCAAACCAATTACTGCACCCAACAATATATTTCGTTTCAGACTCGGCTCTATTTGCAAACCTAATTCCGGTTCTTCTACAACTTGCCAATCAAAACCCCCCCGCGCAATTTCCAAGCTTATTTCTTGCCTTGCTTTCTGAAGCTGTACCAGGGTCTCGCGCTTGAGTTTTACATCTGGTTCTAAGCGATTGTAATCAGCCAATATAGCTGGTAATCGGTTGATTTGGGCACGCATTTGCTGCTCTTTCTGCATTAAGGTTTGCTCGCGAGCTTGTAAACCGAGTACGTTTGTTTGTTCTTCCAAAAGCTTGTTAGCAAGGCTCACATCTAGCTTGCCGAGCTGTCCTTGTTTGAGTGGGTTTTCTACTGTCACGTTCGATCGATCGCCATTTGCGCCCGGAATTCGTTTTTTCTCTTCCTCCAATAAAGCCAGCAGCTCCTGACGCTGCTGTACTAAATCTTGAATATAAGGGTTGGCATCGGTGAAACGCTGGCGTTGCTGTGCTAACTCCAAATCTAACTTTTGAATTTCGTTGAGCAATGTTTGGTAACGAGTGGACTCGCTCAGACGCGAGGAAACAACTGCTTGCTGTGGAGTACTGTTAGATTGCTGCTGCAAAGCTGTGTAGCGAGCTTGTGCATCGCGGTACTGAGCCCGAACTGTGCGTAGTTCCTGCTCAATGTCTTTGAGAGATTCAATTAGCGCTTTGGCCTGTAATTCGGGTTCGATTATATTTTGATTTTTGCGAAATTGTGCCAAAGCTGCTTCAGATTGAACAGCATTCTGACGAACGGTCGGTAATTGCTGGTCAATGAAAGCAAGACCTTTGGCTAAACGCATTTCCTGTTGTTCGCGGTTGTAGTCCTGATAAACTTTTTGGATTGTCTTGAGTACTTTTTGAGTTTTTTTGGCATCTTTATCGGTGTATGTCACCTCAAATATCTTGGTATTGACTTTTTCTTCCTGGATCTGCGCTACCACCAAATATTTTTTAAGCTTTTTTATAGTAATATCTGGGTATTCCGGACGAAGTAAATCTACGGCTTTTCCCAGTAATTGAGAGCTTCGCATCAAGTTTAACTGCGTGGCGTAGTCTATTTCCACATTTGGGTCGGCATATTCATTTTCAGTTTTTTCTCGCTCGCCATTTTGTTCTTTACCTTGGTAATTTGCTTCTACCAACAGTTGCATCGAGCTTTCGTATGTCGGCTTTGTGATTAAGGTTATGATGGCGGCAGCTGATAAAACAGTGGCAAATACACCTATTAACCAAAAGCGTCGGCGGATTAAAATAGCAAAGATTTGCCCGTAACCAGGATCTGTTTCGGCAGCTGCGTTTAGATGATTTTCAGTAACTTGTACCATGTTTAACCTCAAGTCGCAACAAACCTATGATTGACGCAATCCGCAAACTTT includes these proteins:
- a CDS encoding GumC family protein, with translation MVQVTENHLNAAAETDPGYGQIFAILIRRRFWLIGVFATVLSAAAIITLITKPTYESSMQLLVEANYQGKEQNGEREKTENEYADPNVEIDYATQLNLMRSSQLLGKAVDLLRPEYPDITIKKLKKYLVVAQIQEEKVNTKIFEVTYTDKDAKKTQKVLKTIQKVYQDYNREQQEMRLAKGLAFIDQQLPTVRQNAVQSEAALAQFRKNQNIIEPELQAKALIESLKDIEQELRTVRAQYRDAQARYTALQQQSNSTPQQAVVSSRLSESTRYQTLLNEIQKLDLELAQQRQRFTDANPYIQDLVQQRQELLALLEEEKKRIPGANGDRSNVTVENPLKQGQLGKLDVSLANKLLEEQTNVLGLQAREQTLMQKEQQMRAQINRLPAILADYNRLEPDVKLKRETLVQLQKARQEISLEIARGGFDWQVVEEPELGLQIEPSLKRNILLGAVIGLMLGGVAAFIREVVDDAVHTCDDLKKQVDLPLLGITPELAQAKGSSDAIVSLPFSKPQVLASSMIQVINWPPFRESLDLIYQNIQLMNSGWLKSLVVTSALAGEGKSTLALGLAISAARLHQRVLLIDADLRRPSLHKELNLPNDRGLSSLLASDTPITNQEIEVSAQYGNISILTSGPMRLDPAQMLSSQKMKQLMVTFEQNYDLVLLDAPPVLGIVDTILAASFCSGVVMVGRIGRVTRTELVQATSMLSKLNVIGVVANGASNSNKGYLTNLHQEGLGRRG